One part of the Coleofasciculus chthonoplastes PCC 7420 genome encodes these proteins:
- the devC gene encoding ABC transporter permease DevC, which produces MFHQFFRKTPLAWLQMSRQKARLLAAIAGIAFADFLMFFQLGVRDALYDSQVRPYTTLQGDLFLVNKLSDNLASIKSFSRANLYQAAGINGVESVSLLYIGQAAWRNPDNQASRQIFVYGIEPNQPAFNLPDVNQQLDQLKLLNHALFDRAGTLDQIGDVPALLEEENPLSVQANDLQIQIVGLFTLGSSFSAIGSLITSDSTFLRLFPERQVDDIDLGIIKVNSDANIEQVRSDLREILPDDLLILTIDEFAARELAYWNTGSAIGPTFNLGVAIGFLVGAVIVYQILYTDVSDHLPEYATLKAMGYSDAYLIGVLTQEALLLAALGFVPGFLLSSGLYNLFQSATLLPIGMKLSRAITVLALTMIMCVGAGAIALRKLQQADPADIF; this is translated from the coding sequence ATGTTTCACCAATTCTTCCGCAAAACCCCACTTGCTTGGTTACAAATGAGTCGCCAAAAGGCACGGTTGCTGGCTGCGATCGCAGGCATTGCCTTTGCTGATTTTCTCATGTTTTTTCAACTGGGAGTCAGAGATGCTCTCTATGATTCCCAGGTTCGTCCTTATACGACACTCCAAGGGGATTTATTTTTAGTGAATAAATTGTCAGATAATCTGGCATCGATCAAAAGTTTCTCACGAGCGAATCTTTATCAAGCCGCAGGCATTAATGGTGTCGAGTCCGTTAGCTTACTATATATTGGTCAAGCCGCTTGGCGCAATCCGGATAACCAAGCCAGTCGTCAAATCTTTGTCTATGGAATCGAGCCGAATCAGCCAGCGTTTAATTTGCCGGATGTGAATCAACAACTCGATCAACTGAAGTTATTAAATCACGCCTTATTTGACCGAGCCGGAACCCTGGATCAAATTGGCGATGTTCCCGCGTTGCTGGAAGAAGAGAATCCGCTTTCGGTTCAGGCAAATGATTTGCAAATTCAAATTGTGGGATTATTTACACTGGGTAGCTCCTTTTCGGCGATTGGTAGTTTAATTACCAGTGATTCTACTTTTTTGCGCTTGTTTCCTGAACGACAAGTAGATGACATTGATTTAGGGATTATTAAAGTCAACTCTGATGCCAATATTGAGCAGGTACGGTCAGATTTACGAGAGATTTTACCCGATGATTTACTGATCTTAACGATTGATGAATTTGCCGCTCGTGAACTTGCCTATTGGAATACGGGATCGGCGATCGGTCCAACGTTTAACCTGGGTGTGGCGATTGGCTTTTTGGTGGGAGCGGTGATTGTTTATCAAATTCTTTACACTGATGTTTCTGATCATTTGCCTGAATACGCGACATTGAAGGCAATGGGCTATAGTGATGCCTATCTGATTGGAGTTCTCACTCAAGAGGCTTTGCTGTTAGCCGCTTTGGGCTTTGTGCCAGGGTTTTTACTCTCTAGTGGACTGTATAACCTGTTTCAGTCTGCCACACTTTTACCCATTGGCATGAAACTCTCTCGTGCGATAACGGTGTTGGCATTGACGATGATTATGTGTGTTGGTGCCGGCGCGATCGCGTTGCGAAAATTGCAGCAAGCTGATCCGGCGGATATTTTTTAA
- a CDS encoding DevA family ABC transporter ATP-binding protein, protein MSNYTSRINPVISVHHLNHYFGRGELRKQVLFDINLDIYPGEIVIMTGPSGSGKTTLLALVGGLRSAQEGSLTILGQEMCGASKRQLMQVRQKIGYIFQAHNLLTFLTAKQNVRMSLELHDRYLNRDIDRLATETLNAVGLGDRLNYYPENLSGGQKQRVAIARALASHPQIVLADEPTASLDKKSGRDVVEIMQRLAKEQGCTILLVTHDNRILDVADRIIQMEDGFLVEAAQDKFLTTSMQAGGGNRSLS, encoded by the coding sequence ATGTCCAATTATACTTCAAGAATTAACCCTGTAATTTCAGTTCACCATCTCAATCATTACTTTGGTCGAGGTGAACTCCGTAAACAAGTATTATTTGATATCAATCTAGATATTTACCCCGGAGAGATTGTAATTATGACTGGACCATCGGGTTCAGGGAAAACCACCTTATTAGCACTCGTTGGTGGATTGAGATCGGCTCAAGAAGGCAGTCTCACGATTTTGGGACAAGAAATGTGTGGTGCGAGTAAGCGTCAACTGATGCAAGTGCGGCAAAAAATTGGCTATATTTTTCAAGCACACAACTTACTTACATTCCTAACGGCGAAGCAGAATGTCCGCATGTCCTTGGAACTGCACGATCGCTACCTGAATCGAGATATCGATCGACTCGCAACCGAGACACTCAACGCCGTTGGTTTAGGCGATCGCCTCAATTACTATCCAGAGAATCTTTCTGGGGGACAAAAACAGCGAGTTGCGATCGCCCGTGCGTTAGCCAGTCATCCCCAAATTGTCCTGGCTGATGAACCGACGGCTTCCCTGGATAAAAAATCGGGTCGGGATGTTGTCGAAATTATGCAGCGTTTAGCTAAAGAGCAAGGGTGTACAATTTTGCTTGTTACCCATGATAATCGGATTCTGGACGTGGCTGATCGGATTATTCAGATGGAAGATGGTTTTTTGGTAGAAGCAGCACAGGATAAGTTTTTGACGACTTCCATGCAAGCAGGGGGAGGAAATCGGAGTTTATCGTGA